The segment GACtgccccgagagagagagagagagagagagagagagatgctcaacatgagctcctgatatatttgatttttttggtttttagaatgagataaacactccaatcgaagaagaattccagacaagaagtgatgaacaacaactctatacattcagaatagaaaaaaaagtaactttgcgcctcaagttaagaagttttgagtctagctagctagctacacaacaaagacccagccagcagactaacaagctagccataagaaacgagctagaacaaacctagcaaggtcagttaatacaactacatcaaacgaccaaactgagtgagtaaaccaaaaaggagcacggactaactgtaaacatatcttcagtcttttgtgtgaggatttttcactatttttgctgttttttgaaagtagcgcgaacaacagacgaacaaatcggttgccatggcaacggggcagcagaacagcgcagcagtagcggtagtagcagagcgcacagacaccatgtccccactccccctcagcgcagaatccattctctacccaaaaaaggtcaaaaatgacacaatgaggaaagctttcaaacagaaactactagagaagaggccagaaaccctttttgcagacctctacaaaaacggtgacgtgagtaatctcatcttcctcactgaccagccaaatgcatggcgctcagcagtctgctctcactacccatgcataaagaaagagggaatctgtaatgggtggaagctgaaaatcaaagagacagacgaccctgacagcaccatgataacaatcaacctctacaagactgggactgtcatggtgcaaggtaacatcaggctgtttgaaacagactttcagaccattaaggagagagcggagagagagaaggacaccaccagtgacatgccctcccacaagacaaactccaccagcaccaccctcacccctaccctccccacccaaaaaggcacatccagcacctctcttcccaccatagtggaggacacgccccaggaggagagcgaccccctcagtgcagagcaggctcaggccctcctcaccaccatggctgccatgagggatgagttcaccaaactggagggggaggtggtcctgctcagggagagcgtgagcaaacagcaaccagacaaccacaccttagaggagctcctaaccaaggtgaggacagagcaggacagcagccttgcaacacagctgaaagaggttcagcaagagagagacggactcaagagagagctggctgatctaacaaaggaggtgagagagctccaaaaagacaggcagagcagcaataaggagctgaccgcactaagagaggagctgcaggagagaaagagagcagaggacaggctgcaggagcagatagatcaccaccctatgacctgccctcacacagcagaggagcccagctcaaccagccagacttccccagccctggctgctgcacccctcctccccaacccacagaacagcctcccactgacagtggcacccacacagaccagccacaccccagctccaacacccaccagccccccctctgcccccccccagtccagaagaaacactggctgacatcgtcctgttaatggactcaaatgggaagtatgttcaggagaagaaacttttccctagacacaaaacgagaaaggtgtggtgcccaacaacgcaaagtgccatggagctgcttgataagaaccatctcgggtcgccaagccacataatcatacataccggaagcaacgacctgcgtgctcagcaggagagggtggcgacttcactacggggagtgattgagaaggcctccgcaatcttccccaactcaagaatcatagtgtcaacccttctacagaggagggacttccaccctgccacaatccaaagaataaacgccagcctctcccgggactgtgccctgcgacccaatgtacacctggcccaccatcccaccctcgatctggactgtctctatgaccatgttcacctgtacagggagacagtccccatccttgccaagactctcaaggacgtcgctctaaaccgcagcccgacctctccacccaggaacagcggagcaatctccaccccgccgagatcaccgagacaacatcccggaccagcaccctggaccccccagccacgaccacagcaccaccaacctcaatgcccaccacagccagcgcagcacagaccaccccagcccagcttcagagccacccagatgaggcctaccacccccctcctccccaccgcagacccacacctggaggagccacagcccagcaggcagagctacgcacaggctgtgagaggagcaactggcccagcccccaccaaccaaatgagtgacattaaacaaatgctgagtctactatgctcacatgtgatgggccgagggtcatggtaagatgagcacaagaactccaccattctcacactacatccacccaagtggcatgacacaaattctatcttaaatgataaacaaatcacatttgcaaaataagagtttactttaattgaaaaatcctattttaatggttcttcttggattgtgagtgtttgtctcattttgaaaggtaaggaaaagagaaaaaaaaaagttatgaagtctttttacgttgcatgttggaatatacaaggattgaagtcctctgcttttgggctaaagagcagaaacccagacttcctgaaagaaattgatgatgttgatattgtagtactacaggaaacatggtgcagaggtgatgtttccactggctgtccactaggttatagggagataatcataccatccactaaattaaaaggaatcaaacagggcagagactcagggggaatgctaatatggtataaatctgaactaattaattcaatcgaattgatcaaaacaggagaattctttatctggttaaaaatcaacaaggaggctatcttgacagataaaaacgtcttcctctgtgccacatacattcccccctcagagtcaccctacttcaacgaagagagcttctccattctagagggagagattagtcactttcaggcccaaggcaacgtactggtctgtggagacctgaatgctagaatagcagaagaacaagacactattaacagtcatggggataaacacctaccaggaagcaataacctttccctccccacatacccccacagaaacaactatgacaaagtgaaaaacaaaaatggattacagctcctgaggctctgtcgaacactgggtctgtacatagtcaatggcaggctgagaggagactcttttggtaggtacacatacagctcatcccttggcagcagcactgtagactacttcctcaccgacctaaacccagaatctctcagagccttcacagtcagcccactaacacctctctcagaccacagtaaaatcacagtgtatctgagaagagcagaacccaaccaagaagcatcatggcccaataaactacatggtactaaacaagcctatagatggagtgcaaacagtacagacatctaccaaaaagcaattagtagccaaaaaatacaatctctcctggacaactttttagccttaacattctccttcagcaatgaaggtgtaaatttggccgttaggaacataaactttatatttgacaaattagcctccttggctaatctaaagaagcataagagcaaaccaaaaataacagataatgaaaaatggtttgataatgattgcaaaaatctaagaaagtcattgagaaatatatctaatcaaaaacacagagaaccagacaacaaaaatatacgccttcaatatggggaaacactgaagcaatacaaacgcaccctaagaacaaaaaaggaacagcacattagaaatcagctggatggaattgaggaatccatagaatcaaaccacttctgggagaattggaataaattaaacaaacctcatcatgaggagttggctatccaaaatggggatatgtggagaaatcactttgcaaacctctacagcaatataacaaagagcccagaacaaaaagatatacaagaaaaattacaaatccttgaattagcagtcaaagactatcagaatcctgtggataccccaattacagaagaagaattattggaaaaaatatgcaatctccaacccaaaaaggcctgtggtgctgatgggatcttaaatgaaatgatcaaatatacagaccacaaattcaaattggctatactcaaactcttcaacattatcctcactgcaggtattttccccgatatttggaaccagggactgatcacaccaatctataaaaatggagacaaatttgacccaaataattacagaggaatatgcgttaacagcaacttggggaaaattctctgcagtattataaatagcagactacatcatttccttgacgaacacaacgtcctgagcagaagccagattggatttctaaaaaattatcgtacaactgaccacatttacaccctccacactctaattgataaacaagttaaccaaaacaaaggcaaaatctactcgtgttttgtagatttcaagaaagcatttgattcaatttggcacgaaggtcttttttataaactaatagaaagtggtattggagggaaaacatatgattttattaaatcaatgtacactaaaaacaaatgtgcggttaaaattggcaacaagcaaacagacttattctctcaggggcggggagtgaaacagggctgcccaataagtccaacattatttaacatctacattaatgaattggcaaaaacattagaagaatcggcagcacctggtatcaccctacacaacactgaaatcaagtgtctgctgtacgcagatgacctggtgctgctgtctcccactaaagaggggttacagcaacacctagatcatcttcacaggttctgtcagacttgggctctgaccgttaacctaaaaaaaacaaatataatgatattccaaaaaaggtccggaaataaggatgacaaatataaattctatttggacacagttctattagaacacaccaaaaactacacatatctaggactaaatatcagcaacacaggtagctttcacatggctgtgaatgagctgagagacaaagcaagaagagcattctatgccattaaaaggaacatcaaaattgaaattccaattagaatctggctcaaaatttttcaatcagttatagaaccaattgctctatatggcagtgaggtatggggtccactctctaataatgaatttactaaatgggacaaacatccaattgaagtattgcatgcagagttttgcaagactgtattgcaagtacaaagaaaaactccaaataacgcatgtagggcagaattgggccaatatcccctcctcattcgaatagaaaaaagagccatcaaattttacaaccatctaaaaagaagtgaccctaaaacattccatcacacagctctacaatgtcaagagatgaaaccagagaagagtcccctcagccagctggttctgaggctcagttcaccaacccaaaccaaccccacagagcctcgggacagccctcagaaaatctggcccaaccaaatcatcacaaaacaaaaagaaaaatatataacctattggaaagacaccacaaaaaatcaaagtaaacttcaatgctatttggctctaaacagacagtacatggtggcagactatctgaccactgtgactgatagaaaactgaggaaaacattgactaggtacagactcagtgagcacagtctggctatagagaccggtcgtcacagacaaacctggctgcccagagaggacaggctgtgctcactctgctccaggggagaggtagagacagaagtgcatttcctactacactgtgacaaatactcagacctaagagcatatttctttcccaaaattataattcaatacaaagaatttgaaactataaaagatgaagaaaaattcaaatactgtatttattgggtgaaaagccaaaatgtgcagttttggcagccaaatatgtgtcctcctgccacagcctgagggacagccagtgaaaaatgcaaagtaatgttgataatatttcccatttagcttagttttgttttgtctttcgtaccaggtcatgtgtcttctcagtcatgttgagactggtctactactgttgctttaatgtattgttgttctgattaatattgttgttgtagctgttattaatggtaatcccatgtccactactactattattattgctgttagtaccaccatttatttatatataaatatatatatattttgtgtatatatatacatatatattttatttaaatttttcgatatgtatactttgacaatgtaagtaataataacttgccatgtcaataaagtcaattgaattgaattgagagagagagagagagagagagagagagagagaaaagggaagatAGAATGGGAtggaagagagaagaggtgggTGGAATAGGAGGGAGAATTTCTGGTTAGCATCAATAGCAATCAGAAACAACCGATGAGTCATTGTCAGAACATTCCACAGCTGTATCAGAACAGTGTCTTTACATTCATTCCCCTCAGGGATGTAATGAGATTCTACTAGAAAGCTCTATATAATTGACACTAAGGTGTGCTTTAGGGACTGCTGAGAGGGTGTTTGTGAGTGTGCCAAATTCTATCATATGCTCGCTAGAGTTTATTCCCTGacccctgtcttcctcctcctcctattccaGTGAGGGGCTGGTACATAGTACAGAGTAGTACTACAGACAGATGATGtgacagaccaacagacagacagttacagacTGTAATTGAGTCatcacagagagaggggagggtgttACTAGAAATGAAAGGCAGAGAAACCATCAGAGACCACAAACAGGCTTATTCgtgtgctgttctgttctgttctgttgccATTGACCTCTGCCTCCACACAACACTCACTCCACCAGCCTGGATTACATTACAAACAGCTACAGGATGAAAATAGGAAACAATAGATGATAGATACCTCTTACACATGGAGGGCTGGCATACAGGACACATGGATATTGACTGAAtcagacacacacagggtcagACAATGAGGACAcaagaggagagtaggagagagacatggacaggtAAGAacatgggaggaggagggagaagagccaTGATGTAGTTAGTAGACAGACCTGGTCAATCCACAGCTTGCCCACGATGATGTTGTGCACGGTGGAGGTTaccttcctccaaacataatggttCCCACTGGAGTGGAACTGCAGGTGAATGGCacctggggagagaggggaaaggccAAAAAGGGAGAGAACATTGAGATATAATCGAGAGATGGAGTGGAGGGGATGAAATGCAGTCAGAGAAAGAGTGACAACACCGTAGCAAGGCAACATGTATTGTGGTTGATATTCTGGTTCTTATTTTGAGTCATTTATAAACAAGGTCAGTCCAACCTGCagagacctggcctgatgacacAGGGGTGgctaagagagagaggcagggactcAGTCTGTTGTCACATATGATTTACTTTACTTACTTAAATCTCACTAGGATTACAATAAACATACAAGAGGATAATCTGTATAGTTCAAATGGATAACACGGCTTCATGTTATAGGATATGTATCAATCAAATCTATGGGATCTATTCATCTCTCATTTATCAGGGCCTTAGAGACCCATGAGCACAGCCAGAGTGTATGCATCTGTCACAGGGGTCGTTAGATTCGTTTTCACACTGCTCTCCATCTATGGTTTAGTGAGTGAGTGGGAGGGAATGGGAGGACAGAGGTGATGCTGAGGTTGCCTGGGTTTCAGAGGCCTGACCTACAGAGAGATCCTGGTGTTCCCACCtataaacatatatacagtgtCCTCTGTAATTATCGAGACAGTGAAGCATCTTCTcttcttttggctctatacttCGAAGGTTTTGGATATGAAATCATACAAGGACTATGAGGTTAGTACAGACTGGCAACTTACATTTTTGTGTATttccatccatatcgggtgaataatgatgagtgagatatcatacctctcaccattacaataacaggggagattagcGTTTTTggaggggtatgatatttgtgcatctgtataTTTCTCACtcctcattattcacgattcattcaggattatctgtagtcatggtagcatcctcattcatgtagaagtgtttagaaatatattatatacttatttacaataaaagtgactccaaaatgacacaatacattatttaccattaatttctattgggcacaaaataaacTGAAACCAAaataaacagcaaatgcatccaacaaatgtgtagagtcacaagcttgatgtagtcattgcatgctatgaatatgggaccaaatacttaacttttttcTACTTTAATAtacatacacagtaccagtcaaaagtttggacacacctactcattcaagggtttttctttattttggaatcatgtaataaccaaaaaaagtgttaaccaaatcaaaatatttcttcaaagtagccatcctttgccttgttgacagctttgcacactcttggcattctctcaaccagtttcacctggaatgcttttctaacagtcttgaaggagttcccacataatgctgagcacttgttggctgtttttccttcactctgcggtccaactcatcccaaaccatctcaattgggttgaggtcgggtgattgtggaggccaggtcatctgatgcagcactccatcactctccttcttggtaaaatagcccttacacagcctggatatctgttgggtccttgtcctgttaaaaaataaattatagtcccactaagcacaaaccagatgggatggcgtattgctgcagaattctgtggtagccatgcttgttaagtgtgccttgaattctaaataaatcaatcacagacagtgtcaccagcaaagcatccccacaccatcacacctcctccttcatgcttcacggtgggaaccacacatgctgagatcatccgttcacctactctccgtctcacaaagacacggcggttggaaccaaaaatatacaagttggactcatcagaccaaaggacagatttccaccggtctaatgttcattgcttgtgtttcttggcccaagcaagtctcttcttcttattggtgtcctttcgtagtggtttctttgcagcaattcgaccaggaaggcctgattcatgcagtctcctctgaacaattgatgttgagatgtgtctgttacttgaactctgtaaaacatttatttgggctgcaatctgaggtgcagttaactctaatgaacttattctctgcagcagaggtaactatgggtcttcctttcctgtggcggtcctcatgagagccagtttcatcatagagcttgatggtttttgcgactgcacttgaagaaactttcaaagttcttgacattttcatgattgactgaccttcatgtcttaaagtaatgatggactgtcatttctctttgcttatttgagctgttcttgccataatatggacttggtcttctaccaaatagggctctcttctgtataccacccctaccttgtcacaacataattgattggctcaaacgtattaaggaaagacattccacaaattaacttttaacaagacacacctgttaattgaaatgcatttcaggtgactacctcatgaagctggttgagagaatgccaagagtgtgcaaagctgtcatcaaggcaaagggtggctactttgaagaatctcaaatataaaatatattgtgatttgtttaacacttttttggttactacatgattccatatgtgttatttcatcgttttgatgtcttcactattattctacaatgtagaaaatagaaaaaattaagaaaaaccctggaatgagtaggtgtgtccaaacttttgactggtactgtaagtgaatttgtcccaatacttttgcccccctaaaatggggggactatatacaaaaagtgctgtcaattctaaacggttcacccgatgtGGATAAAAAGTCTGCAATTTAACCTCACAGTCATTGTTTGATGTCAAATCCAAActtttggagtatagagccaaaagaagaaaaCATGCTTCACTGTCCCTATAATTAGAGGCCACTGTACACAGTCATGAGACCTTTATTTGCATagagtgtgtgttgacagtgCTCAGTAGATGCTGAATATACAGCAACTCACCCAGAGGCATTATGGAGAGGTATTTGCCACGAAACTTGCTGGCTATGGTGATTTCCTGCCAGAGGGTCCAGCCTCGCTGAGAAATCACATGGTGAGATGCTGCTGGGGGGTGATGgctcacctggggggggggggggggggttggggggagaGGTTATTTACACGCTCAAAGGAATATCACTGCTCTAGCTTATAGTATGTCAATGATTGGTACTTTTTGTGTATCATCATGGCTTGTATGTTTTGTAGAGGCACTAAATGGTAGTGTCATTTGCAGATACATGGAgtattttcctgtgtgtgtgtgtgtgtgtgtgtgtttgtctcagcGTAATATTGtaatttatctctgtctctgtgtgtacctGCTCACACAGCGAGCGGTAGCCGAAGTCTTCCAGGCGGTCCAGCTCGTAGGTCTCCCCCAGCAGGGGGTTGAAGGGCTTGGCCGTGCGGTGGACAGTGGTGGAGTAGGAGGACACAGAGAAGGCTGCCACCAGACACAGCTGCTCCAGGGAGCTCTCGCAGCGCGCCGCCTTGTCCAGCAGCTCATGGTACTCCAGGTCCTCTGTCAGCCGCTGCAGCATGGACAGGGGCTCGTTGAAGTTCACCTGTAGACAGACAGgcggacagagagaaagacagacagacagacggcagTGGTTACAAGAGTTTTGTCATTGACTAGCACATTTCGGATGAGTCCCAAATAGCAGCCTATTGGGATGCCtgctctccccacctctcctgcacTCACACCCAGGCTCATTCTACTACATGGACACAAGgatgacacacactcacaggcatGGGGATCTTGGAGAGCTCCTTGCCGATGCAGTTCTTCATGATGCTCCACAGGTTGAGGGAGTAATTGGGTTTGTCTGGGATGTGGCTCCTCCTCCTTCTGAGGGGCTGCAGCTCCTTCCCTGAATCATTACAGCTAGGatacacctgagagagagagagagagagagagagagagagagagaggagagagagagagggagagggagagggagagggagagagagaaaagaaagaagggagagagaaagaggaagacatagggagagagaaagagacagatggggagggagagagagatggggaaggagtgagagagagagaaacgtctGTCACTGTCAGTGTAGATGTCACGTTGGTATatatgattcgggagacaggcgcaggaatgtgtaatagggttttttattaCGGTGTGCCATGTAAGGGcatgaagaccaaacaaacacgtaacaaaaacacagggtaccaacggacattgtaacaataatggacagcccaatggaaaccaaagggcacacttatacaagtgCTAATCAGTGGgaacaggggacaggtgtgcataatgaaagttccggagggatccgtgacagtagATCTCTAACTTTGTAGATCTTAGCTTGTCAGGGACTCAGTGAGTCCCCATCTGGAAGTagagtgacagagaaagagagaaagagagggaggaagagacggAATAaaagaggagaatgagagag is part of the Salvelinus alpinus unplaced genomic scaffold, SLU_Salpinus.1 scaffold_344, whole genome shotgun sequence genome and harbors:
- the LOC139567374 gene encoding oxysterol-binding protein 2-like — its product is MKNCIGKELSKIPMPVNFNEPLSMLQRLTEDLEYHELLDKAARCESSLEQLCLVAAFSVSSYSTTVHRTAKPFNPLLGETYELDRLEDFGYRSLCEQVSHHPPAASHHVISQRGWTLWQEITIASKFRGKYLSIMPLGAIHLQFHSSGNHYVWRKVTSTVHNIIVGKLWIDQVCLLTTSWLFSLLLPCSYLSMSLSYSPLVSSLSDPVCV